Proteins encoded by one window of Chryseobacterium aquaeductus:
- a CDS encoding lipopolysaccharide biosynthesis protein, which yields MKKNIIANFIGRFWSILSNFLFIPLYIHYLGFESYSVISFALMIAGIMAVLDSGLTATLSREFSRKDNNDEDKLKVYKNLETLYFFMIGICILSIFLSSNIIAEKWLNVNSFSPQQISVFLKIISFEIGFQLLFRFYMGGLLGLENQVEANFFQVGWGIFRNGLVLVAIMYIPTLEVFFAWQTISTIVFTFLIKIFLDKIILGKYTIHFNFNIEKKIISKIWKFASGMMLIAIVAAFNTQMDKLAISKLLSLENLGYYTLAVSLSQVLIVLVNPIATALLPRFTAYFSGNKIIEARNLFMKTSLLVSVMIFSIMMVMSFFAKNLIWIWTGNSEIATKTFQLVPIIALAYTMFALQFLPYNIAIANGYTKLNNILGIGSLIVTIPGYFLATKYFGSIGAATIFCFVQVITTFIYIFLINKKFIKSNIIKDIYWKQFILPFICAGIVALLFSKIPLTFDNNRILSLIWIGFVTFATLVITLAILVPVKEIKSIINFRKSKI from the coding sequence ATGAAAAAAAATATAATTGCTAATTTTATTGGAAGATTTTGGAGCATACTTTCAAATTTTTTGTTCATTCCACTGTACATTCATTATTTAGGTTTTGAAAGTTACTCGGTTATCAGTTTTGCATTGATGATTGCTGGAATAATGGCTGTTTTAGATTCAGGCTTAACGGCAACTTTGTCACGTGAGTTCTCTAGAAAAGACAATAATGATGAGGATAAACTAAAAGTGTACAAGAATTTGGAAACACTTTATTTTTTCATGATTGGCATTTGTATTCTTTCAATTTTCTTGTCCTCAAATATAATTGCCGAAAAATGGTTGAATGTTAATTCTTTTTCTCCCCAACAAATTTCTGTCTTTTTAAAAATAATCAGTTTTGAGATTGGATTTCAGTTACTTTTTAGATTTTATATGGGTGGACTTTTAGGATTAGAAAATCAAGTTGAAGCTAATTTTTTTCAAGTAGGTTGGGGTATTTTTAGAAATGGGTTAGTACTTGTTGCAATAATGTATATTCCTACTTTAGAAGTCTTTTTTGCTTGGCAAACCATATCTACAATTGTATTTACATTTCTTATAAAGATTTTTCTTGATAAAATTATTTTAGGAAAATATACAATACATTTTAATTTTAATATAGAAAAAAAAATAATTTCAAAAATTTGGAAATTTGCTTCGGGTATGATGTTAATTGCAATAGTTGCAGCGTTTAATACTCAGATGGACAAATTGGCAATCAGCAAATTATTATCTCTTGAAAATTTAGGATATTATACATTAGCAGTTTCTTTATCTCAAGTACTTATCGTTTTGGTTAACCCTATTGCAACCGCATTGCTACCCAGATTTACGGCATATTTTTCTGGAAATAAAATTATTGAAGCAAGAAATCTCTTTATGAAGACTAGTTTATTAGTTTCAGTAATGATATTTTCAATTATGATGGTAATGTCATTTTTTGCCAAAAATCTCATTTGGATATGGACTGGAAACAGTGAAATCGCAACAAAAACATTTCAATTAGTTCCTATCATTGCATTAGCTTATACGATGTTTGCTTTACAATTTTTGCCCTATAATATTGCTATAGCGAATGGATACACGAAACTTAATAATATTTTAGGTATTGGAAGCTTAATAGTCACAATTCCTGGGTATTTTTTAGCAACTAAATATTTTGGTTCTATCGGTGCTGCGACCATCTTTTGTTTTGTGCAGGTGATAACGACATTTATTTATATTTTTCTTATCAACAAAAAGTTTATAAAAAGTAATATCATAAAAGATATTTATTGGAAACAATTTATTCTACCTTTTATATGTGCTGGTATTGTTGCATTATTATTTTCTAAAATACCATTGACATTCGACAATAATCGCATATTATCTTTGATTTGGATTGGGTTTGTTACATTTGCAACGTTAGTTATTACTTTGGCAATTTTAGTGCCTGTTAAAGAAATAAAAAGCATTATAAATTTTAGAAAAAGTAAAATTTAA